In Mugil cephalus isolate CIBA_MC_2020 chromosome 19, CIBA_Mcephalus_1.1, whole genome shotgun sequence, the genomic stretch CCAGCTCTTGAAACTGTCTGTCCGTCTTGTGGCTGACCAGCGAGCGATAGAAGTGCACAGCAAATACTATGAAGATTAAACCAAAGGGGACCATGATGGAGGTTGAAGTAATTGCAGCGGCCACACCGGATGAAACGGTGTTATTGCTGGATTTGTTGGGCTTGATGGGCAAAAATTTGACCCAGCAAAGTAGAACCACCTCAGCAAGGAAGAGCAAAGTGCCGATAACTGTGGAGAAAGCCCACGCCAGTTCGATGTGCCGGTGCATGCGCTCGTGAGGAGACTCCTTCACAGAGTTGAGATTGTGGACGTTGCTGACCGCCTCGATGTTTGGCAAAATGCAGGTGCTGACCATCAGAGCGAACAGGTGAACAGCCACAAGCACGGTGGTGCAGGCACTGAAGGCAATAAGGAGAGCAGGTGGGTAAGGATAGCTGTTGTCCAGCTGCACTTCTACCATAGCCACCTGGAGAGAGGGAACAAGGAAGGAAACGACTTTTACAAACATGTCACTATTGTCATGCGACTGATTAATCTACAGAGCAGCATTAGGATTGTTTGGACGCGACGTTACCATAGCAAATCCCGAAAGCAGAGCTGATGTCCGACTGGAAGCCTTCAGCTTAGCTCGACTCAAGTACAGCTTCCTCCAGGACAGTGCTTGCAGTGAATGCTCGTTCAGACTCATGTTGTTTCTGGAATGAAGACGCAAGCGCTGCAGCGAAGTTACCTTGTTTCTCTTGCGGGACGAGGCAGAAAAACGCGTCCAACAGTGTACACTTACAAAGCATTTAACCTCGCCAGCTGACGGAACTGCGGAAGCTATTTTTTCTCCACCAGCCTTCAGCGTGTTGTACCGCCTTGCACCTTACATTACCCATAAGGCTGCGCGCTCTGAGGGGAACATCCGCTACTGAGTGAACTGTAGTTACTCTGTAGTTCTGTACAGCTAAGGTTCAACGTGGGTCTGTCT encodes the following:
- the orai1b gene encoding calcium release-activated calcium channel protein 1, coding for MSLNEHSLQALSWRKLYLSRAKLKASSRTSALLSGFAMVAMVEVQLDNSYPYPPALLIAFSACTTVLVAVHLFALMVSTCILPNIEAVSNVHNLNSVKESPHERMHRHIELAWAFSTVIGTLLFLAEVVLLCWVKFLPIKPNKSSNNTVSSGVAAAITSTSIMVPFGLIFIVFAVHFYRSLVSHKTDRQFQELEELSNLTRLQNELDNRGESSILQSPSSHFP